One Capsicum annuum cultivar UCD-10X-F1 chromosome 2, UCD10Xv1.1, whole genome shotgun sequence genomic window carries:
- the LOC107858968 gene encoding fe(2+) transport protein 1 yields the protein MANFNIKHIAIFFILISIFTPRVLSVVEDCGAEEDNSCVNKSKALSLKIIAIVSILITSMIGVCLPLFTRSIPALSPERSLFVIVKAFAAGIILATGFMHVLPDSFDMLSSSCLKENPWHKFPFTGFVAMLSAIVTMAIDSIATSLYSNKHKTGVIPETDQEMNVVAGTHVHSHHHPGSFSTKDGVDGKKLLRYRVIAMVLELGIIVHSIVIGLSLGASSNTCTIKGLVAALCFHQMFEGMGLGGCILQAEYKFLKKAIMAFFFAVTTPFGIALGIALSSTYEENSPRALITVGLLNASSAGLLIYMALVDLLAADFMGDKLQGSVKLQIKSYMAVLLGAGGMSVMAIWA from the exons ATGGCTAATTTTAATATCAAGCACATTGCCATCTTCTTCATTCTCATCTCAATTTTCACTCCTCGAGTTTTATCAGTCGTAGAAGATTGTGGAGCAGAAGAAGACAACTCATGTGTCAACAAATCCAAAGCGTTGTCCTTAAAAATCATAGCCATAGTCTCCATCTTAATCACTAGCATGATCGGAGTATGTCTTCCATTATTCACACGTTCTATACCTGCCCTAAGCCCAGAAAGAAGCCTTTTCGTGATTGTCAAGGCATTTGCAGCAGGAATTATCTTAGCCACGGGCTTCATGCACGTGCTACCGGACTCTTTCGACATGTTATCATCCAGTTGCTTGAAAGAAAACCCATGGCATAAGTTCCCCTTCACTGGATTTGTGGCTATGTTGTCTGCAATAGTAACGATGGCTATTGACTCTATAGCTACTAGTTTGTACAGCAACAAGCACAAAACTGGTGTAATTCCAGAAACTGATCAAGAAATGAATGTTGTGGCTGGAACTCATGTTCATTCCCATCATCATCCTGGATCTTTTTCGACTAAAGATGGAGTTGACGGCAAAAAACTACTACGATACAGAGTAATTGCCATG GTGTTGGAGCTGGGAATCATTGTTCACTCAATAGTGATAGGGCTTTCTCTTGGAGCGTCAAGCAATACATGCACAATTAAAGGACTCGTTGCTGCACTTTGCTTTCATCAAATGTTTGAAGGAATGGGCCTTGGTGGTTGCATTCTCCAG GCTGAGTACAAGTTCTTGAAGAAGGCAATAATGGCATTTTTCTTTGCAGTAACAACCCCATTTGGTATAGCACTTGGAATAGCGCTGTCAAGCACTTACGAGGAAAATAGCCCACGGGCATTAATAACTGTTGGATTGCTCAATGCATCATCAGCTGGCCTTCTGATCTATATGGCTTTGGTTGATCTTCTTGCTGCTGATTTTATGGGTGACAAATTACAAGGCAGTGTGAAGCTACAAATCAAGTCCTACATGGCTGTTCTTCTTGGTGCTGGTGGAATGTCTGTCATGGCCATTTGGGCCTAA